One window from the genome of Echinicola vietnamensis DSM 17526 encodes:
- a CDS encoding ABC transporter ATP-binding protein: MSLEKENVKSGDIIDTQVLGKLYQFVRPYRGRFFFLIFLTVALAALAPTKPLFIQKAIDEHVALGDQEGLLRIIYLLVGLLILQAVVQFAHTYLSGWIGQVIIRDIRVKLYRHLLKMRLKFFDNTPIGRLVTRNISDIESLSNVFSEGLAAIIGDLLQLFTILGVMFWVDWKLTLVSLSTLPLLIISTYIFKEKVKVAFNEVRNAVSNLNSFLQEHITGMNIVQVFNREDSEYKKFDAINTEHKKANVKSVLYYAIYYPVAEIIQAVGIGLVVWYGATGVFGLDLKVGVLISFIMYLQLFFRPIRMLADRFNTLQMGVVSSSRIFKLLESDEHIANEGNYSPEKLKGNIKLENVWFAYNDEEWVLKDINFNVKHGETVALVGATGAGKSSIINLISRFYEINKGSIKIDDQNIRDFELGTLRKHIGVVLQDVFLFSDTIYFNITLGNPDITREQVMEAAELVGAKKFIERLPGGLDYNVMERGATLSVGQRQLISFVRAMVYNPEIIILDEATSSVDTETEELIQNAIEKMMKGRTSIVIAHRLSTIQKAHNIIVLHKGEIKEMGTHDTLLEKEGYYAQLHQMQLKSMVSE, translated from the coding sequence TTGAGTCTGGAAAAAGAAAATGTAAAAAGCGGAGACATCATCGACACCCAGGTGCTTGGTAAGCTCTATCAGTTTGTAAGACCCTATCGTGGCCGGTTCTTCTTTCTGATCTTTCTTACGGTGGCCTTGGCTGCTTTAGCGCCTACCAAGCCGCTGTTTATCCAAAAAGCCATTGACGAACATGTGGCCTTGGGAGACCAGGAAGGGCTACTGCGGATCATTTACCTGTTGGTTGGATTGTTGATCCTACAGGCAGTGGTACAATTTGCGCACACTTACCTTTCTGGCTGGATCGGGCAGGTCATCATCCGTGACATCAGGGTCAAACTTTACCGGCACCTGCTCAAAATGCGGCTGAAGTTTTTTGACAACACCCCCATTGGGCGTTTGGTCACCCGTAATATCTCCGACATCGAATCCCTTTCCAATGTATTCAGCGAAGGCCTTGCGGCAATCATCGGAGACTTGCTGCAACTATTCACGATCTTGGGAGTGATGTTTTGGGTAGATTGGAAACTCACCTTGGTCAGCCTAAGCACCTTGCCGTTATTGATCATTTCTACGTATATTTTCAAGGAAAAGGTCAAAGTAGCGTTTAACGAGGTCAGAAATGCAGTTTCCAACCTCAATTCCTTCCTGCAGGAACATATTACCGGCATGAACATCGTGCAGGTATTTAATCGTGAAGACAGTGAGTACAAGAAATTTGATGCGATCAATACCGAACATAAAAAAGCCAATGTCAAATCGGTACTTTACTATGCCATTTATTACCCCGTAGCGGAAATCATCCAGGCCGTGGGAATCGGACTTGTGGTCTGGTATGGAGCTACGGGCGTATTTGGACTCGACTTAAAAGTGGGCGTATTGATCTCCTTTATCATGTACCTGCAGTTATTCTTCCGCCCCATCAGAATGCTTGCCGACCGCTTTAACACCTTGCAAATGGGCGTGGTAAGCTCCTCCAGGATTTTCAAACTGCTGGAAAGTGACGAGCACATTGCCAATGAAGGCAATTACAGCCCGGAAAAGCTCAAAGGCAACATCAAGCTTGAAAACGTCTGGTTCGCCTATAATGACGAAGAATGGGTACTGAAAGACATTAATTTCAACGTGAAGCACGGGGAAACAGTCGCCCTGGTGGGAGCCACAGGAGCTGGTAAATCCTCGATCATCAACCTGATCAGTCGTTTTTATGAAATCAACAAAGGCTCCATCAAGATAGACGACCAAAACATTCGGGACTTCGAACTGGGCACGCTCAGAAAACACATTGGCGTCGTATTACAGGACGTATTTTTATTCTCAGACACGATCTACTTTAACATCACCTTGGGCAATCCAGACATCACCCGTGAACAAGTGATGGAAGCTGCAGAACTGGTAGGAGCCAAGAAATTCATCGAGCGGCTTCCAGGTGGGCTGGACTATAACGTGATGGAACGTGGCGCCACCTTGTCAGTTGGCCAGCGGCAGCTGATTTCCTTTGTCCGTGCCATGGTGTACAATCCGGAAATTATCATCTTGGATGAAGCCACCTCTTCCGTGGATACCGAAACGGAGGAACTGATCCAAAACGCCATTGAGAAAATGATGAAAGGCAGAACATCCATTGTCATCGCCCACAGGCTCTCTACCATCCAAAAAGCCCATAACATCATCGTGCTGCACAAAGGGGAAATCAAGGAAATGGGCACGCATGACACCCTGCTCGAAAAAGAAGGCTATTATGCCCAGCTTCACCAAATGCAACTCAAATCCATGGTGAGTGAATAG
- the truA gene encoding tRNA pseudouridine(38-40) synthase TruA — METIRRYFLEVAYKGTNYHGWQVQPNAQTVQEAINKALSTILRKEVDTMGSGRTDTGVHGKQQFLHFDWKGELDKGLFLKKTNAVLPKDISLYDLREVHPDAHARFDAEWRSYEYHISLRKNPFEETLSWHCFYQLDIAKMNDAADLLLSHRDFECFSKVKTEVNHFECEIKTAFWEQKDQHLVFHITANRFLRGMVRAIVGTLVEVGKGQLDLTGFQRILESKDRGKAGVAAPPHGLFLSKVTYPEKIFI, encoded by the coding sequence ATGGAGACAATCAGACGTTACTTTCTGGAAGTGGCCTATAAGGGCACCAATTACCACGGTTGGCAAGTCCAGCCCAATGCGCAGACCGTTCAGGAAGCCATCAACAAGGCCCTGAGCACGATTTTACGCAAGGAGGTGGATACAATGGGCAGCGGAAGGACAGACACGGGCGTGCATGGTAAGCAGCAATTCTTGCATTTTGACTGGAAGGGGGAGCTGGACAAAGGTCTTTTTCTAAAAAAAACCAATGCTGTCCTGCCCAAAGACATTAGCCTCTATGACCTTAGGGAGGTGCATCCTGATGCCCACGCACGGTTTGATGCAGAATGGAGAAGTTATGAATACCACATCTCTTTGCGAAAAAATCCGTTTGAAGAGACATTGTCCTGGCATTGTTTTTATCAACTGGATATCGCCAAGATGAACGACGCCGCTGACCTCTTGCTGTCCCATAGGGATTTTGAGTGTTTCAGCAAGGTAAAAACAGAAGTCAACCATTTTGAATGTGAAATAAAAACAGCTTTTTGGGAACAAAAAGACCAGCATTTGGTATTCCATATAACGGCCAATCGGTTTTTACGTGGCATGGTCAGGGCCATCGTAGGCACCTTGGTGGAAGTAGGCAAAGGCCAATTGGACCTTACTGGCTTTCAACGGATCTTGGAAAGCAAAGACCGGGGGAAAGCTGGCGTAGCCGCCCCACCCCATGGGCTGTTTCTCAGTAAGGTTACCTATCCGGAAAAAATATTCATCTAA
- a CDS encoding DUF4293 domain-containing protein: protein MIQRVQTIFLLLVAVAMLLETFFPIWTQVNPDQTEMLKLTAWNLTHTDIASSSVLEQTGTFYLGILAILAAIIAIYSLSQFKNRTKQMFLNMINSLVMVVNLGLIVYLTYVENMEFNATASGAFMVGFYCIVAAMIFNIIANRFIRKDEMLVKSVDRIR from the coding sequence ATGATACAACGCGTACAAACGATCTTTCTTCTTTTGGTGGCCGTAGCCATGCTGCTGGAGACCTTCTTTCCCATCTGGACTCAGGTAAATCCTGACCAGACCGAAATGCTGAAATTAACAGCTTGGAATTTGACCCATACCGATATCGCCTCTAGCTCCGTTTTGGAACAAACAGGGACCTTTTATCTGGGGATTTTGGCCATTTTGGCTGCGATTATCGCGATTTATAGCCTTAGCCAATTTAAGAACAGGACCAAGCAGATGTTTTTGAACATGATCAATTCTCTGGTGATGGTCGTCAACTTAGGCCTGATCGTTTACCTGACCTATGTGGAAAACATGGAGTTCAATGCCACCGCCAGCGGAGCATTTATGGTCGGGTTTTACTGCATCGTAGCGGCCATGATCTTTAATATCATTGCCAACCGTTTTATCAGAAAGGATGAAATGTTGGTAAAATCGGTAGATCGTATCCGGTAA
- a CDS encoding RNA polymerase sigma factor: MKQNSEKDLITRCSKQDRKAQFELFERYKVALYSSVFRILNEEDLAHDALQEAFIEIFKGIKKFRGECTLGFWMKRIAIRKAIKLAKSRILFTPLDQVTALPDRTPLDGWIDGELLDVAIRELPTGCRSVFLLIEVEGYKHAECAALLSISENTSKSQLSYAKKLLRGKLNELIKA; encoded by the coding sequence ATGAAGCAAAATTCTGAGAAAGATTTAATAACACGATGCAGCAAACAAGACCGAAAAGCACAGTTTGAGCTTTTTGAGCGGTATAAGGTAGCCCTATACTCTTCAGTCTTCAGGATCCTGAACGAAGAGGATTTGGCCCACGATGCTTTGCAGGAGGCCTTTATTGAAATATTCAAGGGGATAAAAAAATTCCGGGGAGAATGCACTTTGGGGTTTTGGATGAAACGGATAGCCATCAGAAAGGCCATCAAGCTGGCCAAAAGCCGCATCCTGTTCACGCCATTGGACCAAGTAACAGCCCTTCCCGACCGTACTCCCCTTGACGGATGGATTGACGGGGAACTACTGGATGTAGCCATTAGGGAATTGCCGACGGGATGTAGAAGTGTCTTTCTCTTGATCGAAGTGGAAGGGTACAAGCATGCGGAGTGTGCAGCCCTTCTTTCCATCTCCGAAAACACCTCGAAGTCGCAACTTTCCTACGCCAAAAAGCTATTGCGTGGTAAACTAAATGAACTGATAAAGGCATGA
- a CDS encoding trans-sulfuration enzyme family protein, whose product MKFETLAIHGGEKKSAPHRAVVQPITLSTTFEHHEESLIYSRSQNPNRMALEELLAQLEKGSAAAAFSSGNAAGMAVFQALPLGSHIVAPSDMYHGLKKQLVELFKDKLEVTFTDLSDPENLEKAIQPNTKLLWIETPSNPMLKISDIRRLTKMAKEDDIRVVCDNTFATPVFQNPLELGADLVMHSATKYFGGHSDILGGALITKKSDEFWKQIVNVQQTGGAVLSPFDCYLLVRSIKTLAYRMRGHAEHAGMIATFLDQHPKVERVFYPGLTAHPGHDVAKSQMTGFGGILSFLVKGKPEDADKLISSLKYYTNATSLGGVESLIERRAAVEGPDTKTPQNLIRLSVGLEHLDDLLEDMEKAFYSIG is encoded by the coding sequence ATGAAATTCGAAACATTAGCCATACACGGGGGAGAAAAGAAATCCGCTCCACACAGGGCCGTGGTGCAGCCGATTACGTTATCCACTACTTTTGAGCACCATGAGGAATCCCTGATTTATTCTCGAAGCCAAAATCCCAACCGAATGGCATTGGAGGAGTTGTTGGCACAATTGGAAAAGGGCAGTGCTGCGGCGGCGTTTTCCTCGGGAAATGCGGCCGGGATGGCGGTTTTTCAGGCCTTGCCACTTGGGAGCCATATCGTAGCCCCATCGGACATGTACCATGGTCTGAAAAAGCAGCTGGTGGAGCTGTTTAAAGATAAGTTGGAAGTGACTTTTACTGATCTCAGCGATCCGGAGAACCTTGAAAAGGCCATCCAGCCCAATACCAAATTGCTCTGGATAGAGACTCCTTCTAACCCCATGCTCAAGATCAGCGATATCAGACGACTCACCAAGATGGCGAAGGAGGATGATATCAGGGTGGTTTGTGACAATACCTTTGCCACGCCGGTTTTTCAGAATCCGCTGGAATTGGGAGCAGACTTGGTCATGCACAGTGCCACCAAATACTTTGGAGGACACAGTGATATTTTGGGAGGAGCCTTGATTACCAAAAAGTCGGATGAATTTTGGAAGCAAATTGTCAATGTGCAACAAACAGGTGGGGCGGTCTTGTCACCTTTTGATTGTTATTTGCTAGTGAGAAGCATCAAGACCCTTGCCTATCGCATGCGGGGCCACGCCGAACATGCGGGCATGATTGCCACTTTCTTGGACCAGCATCCCAAAGTGGAACGGGTCTTTTATCCCGGCCTGACTGCCCATCCTGGTCATGATGTGGCAAAAAGCCAAATGACTGGATTTGGAGGGATACTGTCCTTTCTGGTAAAAGGGAAGCCAGAAGATGCTGATAAATTAATATCAAGTCTAAAATATTACACGAATGCCACGAGCCTAGGAGGAGTGGAGAGCCTTATCGAGCGGAGGGCTGCTGTGGAAGGCCCGGATACCAAAACGCCGCAAAACCTGATTCGCCTTTCTG